A region of Vigna radiata var. radiata cultivar VC1973A chromosome 6, Vradiata_ver6, whole genome shotgun sequence DNA encodes the following proteins:
- the LOC106763366 gene encoding trichohyalin-like, which produces MEEEEDRPSRMEEEEEEKKKMGRGRQEYQELSSNLNRVSRLERGWIAKELKLVIASQHVIGSKEAMFVQRRVKVIVLRHKLVRQATFKKKKKMVKKLKELKVVEWAQEEERRMEREEEKRVENMIREAKEELRKLKEENRLKELFLDMLQVHDETGEFPNLKDLTKKELQGLLGLIEASMQTLTQQMEEPYPSTFPSSSSLLAFPITTALRVHVAHPSKPFNGVRITTPRGNKGALIVSAAADGSSLPAEALPPAVSEKESGVSVDKLPLESKVKEREEQKLRMKLAKKIRLRRKRLLRKCKLRKKGRWPPSKMKKLKNV; this is translated from the exons ATGGAAGAAGAGGAGGACAGGCCATCGAGgatggaggaggaggaagaggagaagaaaaagatgggAAGGGGAAGACAGGA GTACCAAGAACTGAGTTCCAATCTGAATCGTGTCTCTCGACTAGAGCGTGGATGGATCGCTAAAGAATTAAAACTCGTGATTGCGTCTCAACATGTAATTGGATCG AAAGAAGCCATGTTTGTTCAGAGGAGAGTGAAAGTTATAGTTTTGAGGCATAAGTTAGTGAGGCAAGCAacattcaagaagaagaaaaagatggtgAAGAAGTTGAAAGAGTTGAAAGTGGTTGAGTGGgcacaagaggaagaaagaaggatggagagagaagaagagaagagagtaGAAAATATGATCAGAGAGGCGAAGGAGGAGCTGAGGAAGCTGAAGGAGGAGAATAGATTGAAGGAGTTGTTCCTTGACATGCTTCAAGTGCATGATGAAACTGGAGAATTTCCTAATCTGAAAGATTTAACCAAGAAAGAGCTTCAAGGGTTGCTGGGTTTGATTGAAGCGAGCATGCAGACACTTACGCAGCAGATGGAAGAA CCCTACCCATCAACTTTCCCCTCTTCTTCCTCCCTTCTCGCATTTCCCATTACCACTG CTTTAAGAGTACACGTGGCTCATCCCTCGAAGCCCTTCAACGGAGTTCGAATCACCACACCCAGAGGGAACAAAGGCGCGCTGATTGTCTCTGCCGCCGCAGACGGCTCTAGTTTGCCCGCGGAAGCGCTTCCTCCGGCGGTGAGCGAGAAAGAAAGTGGCGTCAGTGTGGATAAACTTCCATTGGAGTCGAAGGTAAAGGAGAGAGAGGAGCAAAAGCTGAGGATGAAACTGGCGAAGAAGATAAGGTTGCGAAGGAAAAGGCTTCTTCGGAAGTGCAAATTGAGGAAGAAGGGTAGATGGCCACCTTCGAAgatgaagaaattgaagaatgtATGA